Proteins from one Sabethes cyaneus chromosome 2, idSabCyanKW18_F2, whole genome shotgun sequence genomic window:
- the LOC128736350 gene encoding vitamin K-dependent gamma-carboxylase, with protein MGGKQQPMKPAAGLRCRPTEAGVSRLFHQYCGHDLKCLQSMEGFIALMYRPVDAAALGVARMLFGLMMLIDIPEERGGGDLDFRWGDPKGCTFPLLHGMKRLSYPKMGIVYLIMWLGALGITLGYRFRLTGLMFVTSYWYVFLLDKSAWNNHSYLYGLLGTLFLFTDANRFFSLDAYRNSALQPVVPFWNYFILKYQFFILYFLAGLKKMCPEWLSGYAMTNLGYHWVFTPFRLIIGAKLTDFLIIHWFGCIFDTSVVFFLIYAPTRKIATLFACAFHLMNSQLFYIGMFPWTCLTQLPLYYSFSWPRKLWSNQRSSTDQLSNYCSKKKMQNGKSVEKKSKRERIVVSTIFVYCGLQLLLPYSHFITKGYNNWTNGLYGYSWDMMVHAWDTVLISIKVTDNLRNQTLYLQPYAFVDNDRWTKHADMAYQLAHCIDRNVREEYQANNRKYSNFSIYYDIWCSLNGRFLQRIFNPEENILEAEWSPFKPVVWLLPLLHEFTEMRSMLTALSEDIYSWSNSSDVLFVADFPGLVLHNYIVPDMDNVTLTVLNGSIEYTYSNISDPIVLTRGQSLRDIPPTFHHIKTISQTPSSMVYTYVNKTRQSLPNDGKRSKQVSPNWHALSHRYENYVRFFQHIGNSILFEIYGVPMPRRVRITPDESSWMSE; from the exons ATGGGTGGCAAGCAACAGCCGATGAAACCCGCAGCCGGTCTGCGTTGCCGACCGACCGAAGCGGGCGTTTCGCGTTTATTCCATCAGTACTGCGGTCACGATTTGAAATGTTTGCAATCAATGGAAGGGTTCATTGCACTGATGTATCGTCCGGTGGATGCAGCAGCTTTGGGAGTAGCGAGAATGCTGTTCGGGTTGATGATGCTCATCGATATACCAGAAGAACGCGGAGGAGGAGATTTGGATTTCCGTTGGGGTGATCCGAAAGGGTGCACTTTTCCGTTGCTTCATGGCATGAAGCGATTGAGCTACCCAAAGATGGGCATCGTCTATTTGATCATGTGGCTTGGTGCTCTAGGAATAACGTTAGGATATCGGTTTCGTCTTACCGGTTTAATGTTTGTGACTAGCTACTGGTACGTGTTTTTGTTGGACAAAAGCGCCTGGAATAACCACAGCTATCTGTACGGTCTGCTTGGAACACTCTTCCTTTTCACCGATGCGAACAGATTCTT TTCTTTGGACGCATATCGGAATAGTGCTTTGCAGCCTGTTGTGCCGTTTTGGAATTACTTTATATTAAAATATCAGTTTTTTATATTGTACTTTTTGGCTGGACTAAAGAAAATGTGCCCTGAATGGCTTTCTGGATATGCCATGACTAATTTGGGTTATCATTGGGTGTTTACACCCTTCAG aTTAATTATTGGTGCCAAACTAACCGACTTCCTAATCATACACTGGTTCGGCTGCATATTCGACACATCAGTGGTATTCTTTTTAATATACGCAccaactcgtaaaattgctacGTTATTTGCCTGCGCTTTCCACCTGATGAATTCACAGCTTTTTTACATCGGAATGTTTCCCTGGACCTGTCTGACACAGCTGCCTTTGTACTATAGCTTCAGTTGGCCTCGAAAATTATGGTCTAATCAGCGCAGCTCGACCGACCAGTTGAGCAATTATTGCAGTAAAAAGAAAATGCAAAACGGAAAATCGGtagagaaaaaatcaaaaagggAACGAATTGTTGTAAGCACAATATTTGTCTACTGTGGACTTCAGCTACTTTTGCCTTACTCACATTTCATAACAAAAGGTTACAATAACTGGACTAACGGACTGTACGGATACTCGTGGGATATGATGGTTCACGCATGGGATACCGTTCTAATATCCATAAAAGTTACGGACAATCTCAGAAATCAAACGTTATATCTCCAACCATATGCATTTGTTGATAATGATCGGTGGACTAAACACGCTGACATGGCATATCAATTGGCTCACTGCATCGATCGCAATGTGCGTGAGGAATATCAAGCGaataatagaaaatattcaaatttttcaatcTATTATGATATTTGGTGCAGTCTCAATGGTCGTTTCTTACAGCGTATATTCAATCCGGAAGAGAACATATTAGAAGCAGAATGGTCACCATTTAAACCAGTTGTTTGGTTACTACCTCTTTTACACGAGTTTACCGAAATGCGATCAATGCTCACCGCACTGTCAGAAGATATTTATTCCTGGAGTAACAGCTCGGATGTTCTTTTTGTAGCTGATTTTCCAGGCCTGGTTTTACATAACTATATTGTTCCCGATATGGACAACGTGACATTGACTGTGCTAAACGGCAGCATAGAGTATACTTACTCGAATATATCCGATCCCATAGTGCTCACCAGGGGGCAATCTTTAAGGGATATACCACCGACTTTCCATCATATAAAAACTATCAGTCAAACTCCATCTTCCATGGTTTACACGTACGTCAATAAAACAAGGCAAAGTTTACCAAACGACGGAAAACGTTCCAAACAGGTTTCGCCTAACTGGCATGCACTGTCCCATAGATATGAAAATTATGTTAGGTTTTTCCAACATATTGGAAACTCAATACTGTTCGAGATTTATGGGGTACCAATGCCGAGGAGAGTTAGGATCACACCTGATGAAAGTAGTTGGATGTCTGAGTGA
- the LOC128736351 gene encoding SET domain-containing protein 4: protein MGRTKRHRSARRNGERIAEVYDHVDLYQYLKSLGWENHNELRIGNFRASGKGLYSKKPIVSGDCIIAMPVDALISLKDIENNSPFKQHFDLDKLAEMGKCDVQFQSLLAYYLCYLRIYETSKYKPYLDTLPAQFTAPYFCSTKEMSFLPETVLKTMVAQNKIIRNNFAALNSLLKTNIIGLDVELFKWAYFVVNTRSVYLDPKYIKAYDIDAKWTFAEKLADEPNMALAPYLDLFNHSESVKTSSRLSMPYTQLVRKLTKGNQVELFYELITTSPFQSYSQIFISYGTHNNTKLLCEYGFFLENNTHDYLETSLDEINAFIKHDPELRPLKIQREKYRFIMDHNLEEQLFFISGDLLSHNLAVCLTILFVEQNIHQLKTIAFGETPSIEPIVDIALRLLSYKLKEYDACVTGLQNMAGITTSGSMAVMYLNECIKFLNKIKANLEQL from the coding sequence ATGGGGCGAACTAAAAGACATCGCTCAGCACGACGAAATGGCGAGAGAATTGCTGAAGTGTACGATCATGTAGATCTGTATCAATATCTGAAAAGTTTAGGATGGGAAAACCATAATGAATTACGAATTGGAAATTTCCGAGCGTCAGGCAAAGGATTATACTCGAAGAAGCCAATTGTGTCGGGAGACTGCATTATTGCCATGCCAGTTGATGCTCTGATAAGCCTAAAAgacattgaaaataattcaccTTTCAAGCAACATTTTGATTTGGATAAACTAGCTGAGATGGGCAAGTGTGATGTGCAGTTTCAGTCCCTTCTTGCTTACTATCTGTGCTATCTACGAATATACGAAACTTCAAAGTACAAACCCTATCTGGATACGCTTCCTGCTCAATTTACGGCTCCCTATTTCTGTTCGACTAAGGAGATGAGTTTTCTCCCGGAAACCGTTCTTAAAACTATGGTTGCCCAAAATAAAATAATCAGAAACAACTTCGCCGCCCTGAACAGTCTTTTAAAAACGAACATAATTGGATTAGATGTAGAGCTTTTTAAATGGGCTTATTTTGTGGTAAATACAAGAAGCGTGTATTTGGATCCTAAATATATTAAGGCTTATGATATTGATGCCAAATGGACGTTTGCAGAAAAACTCGCCGATGAACCGAATATGGCTTTAGCGCCTTATCTCGATTTGTTTAACCATTCGGAAAGCGTGAAGACATCTTCAAGATTGTCTATGCCATATACTCAGCTCGTAAGAAAGCTTACTAAAGGAAATCAAGTGGAATTGTTCTACGAGTTGATAACCACGTCTCCGTTCCAATCATATTCTCAAATATTCATAAGTTATGGCACGCACAACAATACCAAACTTCTTTGTGAGTATGGCTTTTTCTTGGAAAACAATACGCATGACTATCTGGAGACTAGCCTGGACGAAATAAATGCTTTCATTAAACACGACCCTGAACTAAGGCCGTTAAAAATTCAACGGGAAAAGTATCGTTTCATAATGGACCATAATCTTGAAGAACAACTGTTTTTTATATCAGGAGATCTGCTAAGTCACAATTTAGCAGTTTGTCTTACAATTCTATTTGTGGAACAAAATATCCACCAACTGAAAACAATCGCCTTCGGAGAAACACCTTCCATAGAGCCAATAGTCGACATTGCGTTACGATTACTTAGTTATAAGCTTAAAGAATACGACGCTTGTGTTACGGGTTTACAAAATATGGCAGGCATTACCACATCTGGAAGCATGGCA